A genomic window from Caldalkalibacillus thermarum includes:
- a CDS encoding DUF58 domain-containing protein, translating into MSSPPSRGLFTILVLLFATYVFGKFQGGFVSWFIFYAYLPVASVSLFQYFFGLSGVTVTRKVDKTRCVAGEALEVTLVIHNPYRLPLVYLVLKDHLPAKLKARTSGPELVVHPWFKRAFKVTYQIENLPRGSYQWQRLELLTGNWFGLISCSKTVEEKQTLLVYPRYQEIVSWSIGNDLHSGMVRAARVKKREETASVIGARDYAPGDRLARIHWKASAKSAGLKTKEFEHQVSHDVMLFLDRERQAYGDEEHPLFEMAVSLAASLARYALKHRFSCGLVSYGQTPVVLPPRRESEQLYRIFEHLAHVKADATYAFGNTVLREVVHLPRGTTAVMLSPVLNKQMAMLLADLSYRKMKAAFFWIKGGREASPAEQQYLLLLHKEGIPVYMIASASFPSRLSRSEIDASFAQTPS; encoded by the coding sequence ATGTCTTCTCCCCCCTCTCGAGGATTGTTTACCATTTTGGTTTTGCTTTTCGCCACATATGTCTTTGGCAAATTTCAAGGTGGCTTTGTCAGCTGGTTTATTTTCTATGCCTATCTGCCAGTTGCATCCGTCTCCTTATTTCAATATTTTTTTGGCTTAAGTGGGGTGACGGTGACCCGGAAGGTGGATAAAACGAGATGTGTGGCCGGTGAAGCACTCGAAGTCACTCTGGTCATCCATAATCCTTACAGACTGCCCCTGGTTTATCTCGTGCTTAAGGATCACCTTCCGGCAAAGCTGAAAGCACGAACATCAGGGCCTGAACTTGTGGTCCATCCCTGGTTTAAACGCGCGTTTAAAGTCACGTACCAGATCGAAAATCTTCCCCGGGGCAGTTACCAGTGGCAGCGGTTAGAGCTTCTGACAGGGAACTGGTTTGGGCTGATCAGCTGCTCTAAAACGGTGGAAGAGAAGCAAACTTTGCTTGTTTACCCTCGCTATCAGGAAATTGTCAGCTGGTCGATTGGAAATGATCTTCATTCAGGGATGGTCCGTGCCGCCCGTGTCAAAAAAAGGGAAGAAACGGCTTCCGTGATCGGGGCAAGGGACTATGCCCCCGGGGACCGTCTGGCCCGTATCCATTGGAAAGCCAGCGCCAAAAGTGCGGGGCTTAAAACAAAAGAATTCGAACATCAGGTCAGCCATGATGTGATGCTGTTTTTAGACCGGGAAAGGCAAGCTTATGGAGATGAAGAACATCCATTGTTTGAAATGGCCGTATCCCTGGCCGCTTCTCTGGCCCGCTATGCTTTAAAGCATCGTTTTTCCTGCGGTTTGGTGTCTTACGGACAGACCCCTGTTGTACTTCCCCCTAGGCGGGAAAGCGAGCAGCTCTACCGCATTTTTGAACATTTGGCCCATGTTAAAGCTGATGCGACCTATGCTTTTGGCAACACGGTGCTCCGTGAAGTGGTGCATTTGCCGAGGGGAACAACGGCCGTTATGCTTTCACCGGTGCTTAATAAACAAATGGCCATGTTGTTGGCCGACTTATCTTACCGCAAAATGAAAGCCGCATTTTTTTGGATTAAAGGGGGTCGGGAGGCGTCACCGGCTGAGCAACAATATCTTTTGCTACTCCACAAGGAGGGTATCCCCGTGTACATGATTGCATCAGCATCATTTCCCTCTCGCCTGTCAAGGAGTGAGATAGATGCTTCTTTTGCCCAAACACCAAGCTAG
- a CDS encoding AAA family ATPase, producing the protein MTNSKLVSLDRYHARIAEVMHNVHKVMIGKEKIVELTLVAILAKGHILLEDVPGVGKTMLVRSLARSLGCSFKRIQFTPDLLPSDVTGVSIFNQKELCFEFRPGPIFGHIVLADEINRTSPKTQAALLEAMEEGSVTVDGKTRLLPSPFLVMATQNPIEYEGTYPLPEAQLDRFLLKLKLGYPGKDEEIHMLSRVQQGHPIDQLDAVMSVEELLKLQQEVRQVHVEDSVKEYIVSLVRATREHPSVYLGASPRGSIALLYAAQALAFIRGRDYCIPDDVKLLAPYTLGHRLILTSEARLNGASVEQVIDDVLGQIRVPVVEEALKS; encoded by the coding sequence ATGACAAATTCAAAACTCGTTTCACTTGACCGGTATCATGCAAGAATAGCTGAAGTCATGCACAATGTGCACAAGGTGATGATCGGAAAAGAAAAGATCGTAGAACTGACTTTGGTGGCCATATTGGCCAAAGGACATATTTTGCTCGAGGATGTGCCAGGTGTCGGCAAAACGATGCTTGTCCGCTCTTTGGCCCGCTCTTTAGGCTGCTCTTTTAAACGAATTCAATTTACCCCTGATTTGTTGCCCTCTGATGTCACAGGTGTGTCTATTTTTAATCAAAAGGAACTCTGCTTTGAGTTTCGGCCGGGCCCCATTTTTGGGCACATTGTTTTGGCAGATGAAATCAACCGCACCTCCCCCAAAACCCAGGCTGCCTTGCTGGAAGCCATGGAAGAGGGCAGTGTCACCGTTGACGGTAAAACCCGTCTGCTGCCGTCTCCCTTTTTGGTCATGGCCACCCAAAATCCCATAGAATACGAAGGGACTTATCCTTTGCCTGAAGCCCAGCTGGATCGTTTTCTATTAAAATTAAAGCTGGGTTATCCGGGCAAGGATGAAGAGATCCACATGCTGTCCCGGGTTCAACAGGGCCATCCCATTGACCAGTTAGATGCGGTGATGTCTGTAGAGGAACTGTTGAAACTGCAACAAGAGGTCCGCCAGGTGCACGTGGAGGATTCTGTGAAGGAGTATATTGTCTCCCTTGTCCGTGCCACCCGTGAGCATCCCAGCGTCTATCTTGGAGCCAGTCCGCGGGGATCTATTGCTTTGCTTTATGCGGCTCAAGCTTTAGCCTTTATCCGCGGCCGGGACTACTGTATCCCGGATGATGTCAAACTTTTGGCCCCTTATACGCTTGGTCACCGCCTCATTCTCACCTCTGAAGCCCGTTTGAACGGGGCCAGTGTGGAACAGGTCATCGATGATGTGTTAGGACAGATCCGGGTTCCTGTCGTGGAAGAGGCGTTGAAAAGCTAA
- a CDS encoding diacylglycerol/lipid kinase family protein: MYIFIVNPIAGNGKGLKVWTKARKELDKRGIAYRSFYTKQAGHATELAKQLAELYKEKITAMIAVGGDGTIHEVMNGLSKNAHIPFGAVPAGSGNDFVRGYGLPRRPLSALNHILKRSSASLPRYDVGVYHLGHKHKGKRYFINGIGIGFDGEVAKYTNQASYKRWLNTLKLGPLAYFISALRLLYKYQTKEVIIRVDGREYVFSDVWLVAICNIAYYGGGMKIIPDARPNDGKLNICVIDRLKPWQVLLALGSVYFGWHTRLKAVKLLKGEMIQVTSEEPMTVHADGEIIGTSPIVLTIEKRSRIICK; the protein is encoded by the coding sequence ATGTATATTTTTATTGTAAATCCCATCGCAGGCAATGGTAAGGGGTTAAAAGTGTGGACAAAAGCAAGAAAAGAACTGGACAAGCGGGGGATTGCTTATCGCTCTTTTTACACTAAGCAGGCTGGTCATGCCACAGAATTGGCGAAACAACTGGCTGAGTTGTACAAAGAAAAAATAACGGCTATGATTGCTGTCGGCGGAGATGGTACCATACATGAAGTGATGAACGGTCTGTCCAAAAACGCCCATATCCCCTTTGGCGCCGTTCCTGCTGGATCTGGCAACGACTTTGTCCGGGGGTATGGATTACCTCGCCGTCCCTTGTCTGCCTTAAATCATATCTTAAAGCGTTCTTCCGCTTCGCTTCCACGCTATGACGTAGGTGTCTATCATTTGGGTCACAAACACAAGGGAAAAAGATATTTTATTAACGGGATTGGGATTGGGTTTGACGGAGAAGTGGCCAAATATACTAACCAAGCCAGCTATAAAAGATGGCTGAACACTTTGAAGTTGGGTCCACTGGCCTATTTCATTTCAGCGCTAAGATTATTGTACAAATACCAGACCAAGGAGGTCATTATAAGGGTAGACGGGCGGGAATACGTTTTTTCGGACGTCTGGCTCGTCGCCATATGTAACATCGCCTATTATGGGGGTGGAATGAAGATTATTCCCGACGCTCGCCCCAATGATGGTAAGCTGAACATTTGTGTCATTGACCGTCTTAAACCCTGGCAAGTGCTTCTGGCATTAGGCTCTGTATACTTTGGCTGGCACACACGCCTTAAGGCCGTTAAGCTGCTAAAGGGTGAAATGATTCAGGTCACCAGCGAGGAGCCAATGACAGTCCACGCCGATGGCGAAATCATCGGCACTTCTCCTATCGTTTTAACGATTGAAAAGAGATCCCGGATCATTTGTAAATAA
- a CDS encoding DUF2325 domain-containing protein, translating to MRSLLVVGGDHLGNITDQLKALGVCHICHLSGRKCQQVKREIPKNIDAVLVLTDYINHNLSKVIKQRAKEQKVPIYFAKRSWCSIYKCLTEGDPERFATHTKQKTPTH from the coding sequence ATGCGTTCATTACTGGTTGTCGGTGGCGATCATTTGGGTAATATTACCGACCAGCTAAAAGCGTTGGGGGTATGCCATATCTGTCATTTGTCAGGCCGCAAGTGCCAGCAGGTTAAACGGGAGATTCCAAAGAACATAGATGCTGTTTTGGTCTTAACGGATTATATCAATCACAACTTATCCAAAGTGATTAAACAGCGGGCCAAAGAGCAGAAGGTACCCATTTATTTTGCCAAGCGTTCCTGGTGTTCCATTTATAAATGTTTAACAGAGGGAGATCCAGAGCGTTTTGCCACTCATACCAAGCAAAAGACCCCTACGCATTAA
- a CDS encoding carbon starvation CstA family protein encodes MNFLTLMLICGVIFIIAYFTYGKFLDRKLGIDPNRPTPAHTMHDGVDYVPAKKPVLLGHHYASIAGGGPIVGPITAAVFGWLPAVLWVVIGSIFVGGVHDYSSLQASIRHKAQSIGTVIKEYIGNRGQILFLLFSISALILIVGVFAILVANTFEAVPQAATASMLFLGLAILFGFMVNQLRVNLVVATVIGMLAMLASVWMGINYPLNLSATTWIWILLIYAYVASVLPVWVLLQPRDYLNSFLLYGMMFGAVLGIIIAAPTIQMEAFTGFYNENLGYLFPILFITIACGAISGFHSLVSSGTTAKQLDNEKSGKFITYGGMLLEGFLAIIVIGTVAYLTQAEYAARLAELGGPIGTFAAGIGYFMSHWGIAEATATTFAALTASAFLFTTLDSATRLGRYAVQELAEQRAPALAKNIHLSTLIVLIGAGALALSGTWSTVWPLFGSANQMLGAIALLAVSVWLIKKGVKSYFTVIPMIFMFVVTISALFVLMRENFAEGNYFLAISAFFLFVLCLFLIIEAWRSLSVTKAEDTTVRADG; translated from the coding sequence GTGAACTTTCTCACGTTAATGCTGATTTGTGGTGTCATTTTCATTATTGCTTACTTCACTTATGGCAAATTTCTGGACCGGAAGCTGGGCATTGATCCGAACCGTCCGACACCTGCCCATACCATGCACGACGGTGTGGATTATGTGCCGGCCAAAAAGCCCGTCCTGTTAGGACACCACTATGCGTCCATCGCCGGTGGCGGACCCATTGTCGGGCCGATTACAGCAGCCGTATTTGGCTGGTTGCCTGCAGTGTTGTGGGTCGTCATTGGCAGCATTTTTGTCGGCGGGGTGCATGATTACAGTTCTTTGCAAGCGTCCATCCGCCACAAAGCCCAATCCATAGGAACCGTGATTAAGGAGTATATTGGCAACCGCGGGCAAATTTTATTCCTACTTTTCTCTATTTCCGCCCTTATTTTAATTGTGGGTGTATTTGCGATCCTTGTAGCTAATACATTTGAAGCGGTACCACAGGCCGCTACAGCGTCAATGCTCTTTTTAGGGCTGGCCATCTTGTTTGGGTTCATGGTAAACCAGCTGCGGGTGAATTTGGTGGTAGCCACCGTTATTGGTATGCTTGCCATGCTGGCCTCCGTATGGATGGGCATAAACTACCCGTTAAATTTAAGTGCCACAACATGGATCTGGATTTTGCTCATTTATGCTTATGTTGCTTCCGTCTTGCCCGTCTGGGTGTTGTTGCAGCCCCGGGATTATCTGAACTCTTTCTTGCTATATGGGATGATGTTTGGGGCTGTACTGGGGATCATTATTGCAGCTCCGACCATTCAAATGGAAGCTTTCACAGGATTTTATAATGAAAACCTGGGCTATCTGTTTCCCATTTTGTTTATCACTATTGCTTGCGGTGCCATTTCCGGCTTCCACTCCCTGGTGTCTTCGGGAACCACAGCCAAGCAGTTGGATAACGAGAAAAGCGGCAAATTTATCACGTATGGGGGCATGTTGCTGGAGGGCTTCCTGGCCATCATTGTCATTGGTACGGTAGCCTATCTGACTCAAGCAGAGTATGCTGCCCGGCTGGCTGAACTTGGCGGACCCATCGGAACGTTTGCAGCAGGCATTGGTTACTTCATGTCCCATTGGGGCATTGCTGAAGCAACCGCAACCACCTTTGCTGCTTTGACGGCTTCAGCCTTCTTGTTCACTACCCTGGATTCAGCCACCCGTCTTGGCCGTTATGCTGTGCAGGAACTGGCTGAGCAGCGGGCTCCGGCTTTAGCCAAAAACATTCACTTATCCACTTTAATTGTGTTGATTGGTGCAGGTGCCCTGGCGCTGTCCGGCACTTGGTCCACTGTATGGCCCTTGTTCGGTTCGGCCAACCAGATGCTGGGTGCCATCGCCCTGCTGGCTGTGTCTGTATGGCTGATTAAGAAAGGGGTCAAATCTTACTTTACCGTTATCCCCATGATCTTTATGTTTGTCGTGACCATCAGCGCTCTGTTTGTGTTAATGCGGGAGAATTTTGCGGAAGGCAACTATTTCTTGGCCATTTCAGCCTTCTTCCTGTTTGTGCTGTGTCTCTTTCTCATCATTGAAGCATGGCGCTCCCTCTCTGTGACTAAAGCTGAGGATACCACAGTGAGAGCGGATGGCTAA
- the groL gene encoding chaperonin GroEL (60 kDa chaperone family; promotes refolding of misfolded polypeptides especially under stressful conditions; forms two stacked rings of heptamers to form a barrel-shaped 14mer; ends can be capped by GroES; misfolded proteins enter the barrel where they are refolded when GroES binds), translating into MAKQIKFSETARRAMLRGVDALADAVKVTLGPKGRNVVLEKKFGSPLITNDGVTIAKEIELKDPFENMGAKLVAEVANKTNDVAGDGTTTATVLAQAMIREGLKNVAAGANPMGLKRGIEKAINAAVEEIKKISKPIEGKSSIAQVAAISAADEEIGQLIAEAMEKVGNDGVITVEESKGFATELEVVEGMQFDRGYVSPYMVTDTDKMEAVLENPYILITDKKISNIQEVLPILEQVVQQGKPLLIIAEDVEGEALATLVVNKLRGTFNAVAVKAPGFGDRRKAMLEDIAILTGGQVITEDLGLELKSARIDQLGRAAKVVVSKEHTTIVEGHGDSDKITARVNQIRAQLEETTSEFDKEKLQERLAKLAGGVAVIKVGAATETELKEKKLRIEDALNSTRAAVEEGIVSGGGTALVNVIPAVEKLEVEGDEKTGVNIVLRALEEPVRQIAQNAGLEGSVIVERLKKEPVGIGFNAATGEWVNMLEAGIVDPAKVTRSALQNAASVSAMFLTTEAIVADEPEEEDKNNNNMPDMGGMM; encoded by the coding sequence ATGGCAAAACAAATTAAATTCAGTGAAACAGCACGTCGGGCCATGTTGCGCGGTGTTGATGCATTGGCAGATGCCGTTAAAGTGACCCTCGGACCCAAAGGGCGCAACGTTGTGCTGGAAAAGAAATTTGGCTCTCCTCTTATTACCAACGACGGTGTCACCATTGCCAAAGAAATTGAGCTGAAGGACCCGTTTGAAAACATGGGTGCTAAACTGGTTGCTGAAGTGGCCAACAAAACCAACGATGTGGCTGGTGACGGTACAACCACCGCTACTGTTCTGGCCCAGGCCATGATCCGCGAAGGATTGAAAAACGTTGCAGCCGGCGCTAACCCCATGGGGCTGAAACGGGGGATTGAAAAGGCCATCAACGCAGCTGTTGAAGAAATCAAAAAGATTTCTAAACCGATTGAAGGCAAATCTTCCATTGCTCAAGTAGCTGCCATCTCCGCTGCTGACGAAGAAATCGGCCAACTGATTGCCGAAGCTATGGAAAAAGTGGGTAATGACGGGGTTATTACGGTTGAAGAATCCAAAGGTTTTGCTACTGAATTAGAAGTTGTTGAAGGTATGCAATTTGACCGCGGTTATGTCTCTCCTTACATGGTAACAGACACGGACAAAATGGAAGCTGTCCTTGAAAATCCGTACATCTTAATCACTGATAAGAAAATCTCCAACATCCAAGAAGTATTGCCGATCCTGGAGCAAGTGGTACAGCAAGGCAAGCCGCTGTTGATCATTGCTGAAGATGTGGAAGGGGAAGCACTGGCCACATTAGTGGTTAACAAGCTGCGTGGTACCTTCAACGCTGTAGCTGTTAAAGCACCTGGTTTTGGTGATCGACGCAAAGCCATGCTTGAAGATATCGCTATCCTGACTGGCGGTCAAGTCATCACTGAAGACCTTGGCTTGGAGCTGAAATCTGCCCGCATTGACCAGCTGGGTCGCGCTGCTAAAGTTGTGGTCAGCAAAGAGCACACCACCATTGTTGAAGGACATGGCGACTCCGACAAAATTACTGCACGCGTGAACCAAATCCGCGCTCAACTGGAAGAAACCACTTCTGAATTTGACAAAGAAAAATTACAAGAGCGCTTAGCCAAACTGGCCGGTGGTGTGGCTGTAATCAAAGTGGGTGCTGCCACCGAAACTGAGCTGAAAGAGAAGAAGCTGCGCATTGAAGACGCTCTGAACTCTACCCGTGCAGCTGTTGAAGAAGGGATTGTCTCCGGTGGTGGTACGGCTCTGGTTAACGTCATTCCGGCTGTTGAGAAGCTGGAAGTTGAAGGCGATGAGAAAACAGGTGTGAACATTGTGCTGCGTGCTCTTGAAGAGCCTGTGCGTCAAATCGCTCAAAACGCAGGTTTGGAAGGCTCTGTTATTGTTGAACGCTTGAAGAAAGAACCTGTGGGCATCGGATTTAACGCTGCAACTGGTGAATGGGTCAATATGCTGGAAGCTGGTATCGTTGACCCGGCTAAAGTGACCCGTTCTGCCCTGCAAAACGCAGCCAGTGTATCCGCTATGTTCTTAACCACTGAAGCCATCGTTGCTGACGAGCCGGAAGAAGAAGACAAAAACAACAACAATATGCCTGACATGGGCGGCATGATGTAA
- the groES gene encoding co-chaperone GroES, with protein MLKPLGDRVVIEPIEKEETTASGIVLPDTAKEKPQEGKVVAVGSGRLENGERIPLEVKEGDRVIFSKYAGTEVKIDDKELLIMRESDILAILS; from the coding sequence ATGTTGAAGCCACTGGGCGATCGTGTGGTTATTGAGCCGATTGAAAAAGAAGAAACAACTGCTAGCGGTATTGTGCTTCCTGACACGGCTAAAGAAAAGCCGCAAGAAGGTAAAGTTGTCGCTGTTGGCAGCGGCCGTTTAGAAAACGGTGAGCGTATTCCTTTGGAAGTTAAAGAGGGCGATCGCGTCATTTTTTCCAAATATGCTGGAACGGAAGTTAAAATTGATGACAAAGAGTTATTAATTATGCGTGAGAGCGATATCCTGGCCATTTTAAGCTAA
- the tatC gene encoding twin-arginine translocase subunit TatC: MDQEQRSIPKHIKRTNMNRQKSYDMTVMEHIGELRRRVIYILILFLVSMVIGFFLADDVIQYMQKQAEAAQIPWVVIGLTDAFKVFLLFSIVVGLVLTFPFALYQIWAFVSPGLTDKERKTTLAFIPGAFALFIVGLAFGYFWLFPFVMQFMTGIAQQLGAEEMYGMIHYFRFMFTLVVPFGFIFQMPLLMLFLTRLGVISPPVLKRIRKYAYFALFVIAALITPPELLSHLVVTVPLIILYEISVWFSQWTYRRMHKRQSRRINS, encoded by the coding sequence ATGGATCAAGAACAACGCTCCATTCCTAAACATATTAAACGAACCAACATGAACCGCCAGAAAAGTTATGACATGACTGTCATGGAGCATATTGGTGAGTTGAGAAGAAGGGTCATTTATATTTTGATCCTTTTTCTTGTGTCCATGGTTATCGGGTTTTTCCTGGCTGATGATGTGATTCAATATATGCAGAAGCAAGCGGAGGCTGCCCAGATTCCCTGGGTGGTCATCGGGCTGACCGATGCCTTTAAAGTCTTTTTGCTGTTCTCCATTGTCGTTGGCCTGGTGCTCACCTTCCCCTTTGCTTTATATCAAATCTGGGCCTTTGTCAGCCCAGGCTTGACCGATAAGGAACGCAAAACGACCCTTGCTTTCATACCGGGGGCTTTTGCCTTGTTTATCGTGGGCTTAGCCTTTGGTTATTTTTGGCTGTTCCCCTTTGTCATGCAGTTTATGACAGGCATAGCCCAACAGCTTGGTGCGGAAGAAATGTACGGTATGATCCATTATTTCCGGTTTATGTTTACTTTGGTCGTTCCCTTTGGGTTTATCTTTCAAATGCCGCTTTTGATGCTCTTTCTGACACGCCTGGGTGTGATTTCCCCGCCCGTCCTGAAACGGATCCGCAAATATGCCTACTTTGCCCTGTTTGTGATCGCGGCACTCATTACACCTCCTGAGCTGCTTTCCCACCTTGTGGTGACCGTGCCACTCATTATATTGTATGAGATCAGCGTATGGTTTTCTCAATGGACTTACCGTCGGATGCATAAACGACAATCAAGAAGGATAAACTCATAA
- a CDS encoding twin-arginine translocase TatA/TatE family subunit, which yields MGTIGPVSLILIILVALLLFGPSKLPELGRAFGKTLREFKNATNGLVDDEKPKQTEEKNER from the coding sequence ATGGGAACCATCGGACCTGTCAGTTTAATCTTGATCATTTTAGTGGCTTTATTACTGTTTGGACCAAGCAAATTGCCTGAACTGGGCCGGGCCTTTGGTAAAACGTTGCGTGAATTTAAAAATGCCACCAATGGTTTGGTTGACGATGAGAAACCTAAACAAACGGAAGAGAAAAATGAGCGTTAA
- a CDS encoding redox-sensing transcriptional repressor Rex, with protein sequence MSEQRIPQATARRLPLYYRVLENVKRAGKQRISSTELSKAVKIDAATIRRDFSYFGALGRKGYGYNVEYLLTFFRKILEQDDKTGVVLVGVGNLGMALLHYNFQKSHNIKIMKAYDVDPKKIGQTIAGIPIYSMDDLKEGSLADTPIAILTVPAQVAQVTADRLIEAGIKGILNFTPARIDVPEHIRLHNIDLTIELQTLIYFLKHYPLPAGEQEAE encoded by the coding sequence ATGAGTGAGCAGCGGATTCCTCAAGCCACAGCCAGGCGGCTGCCCTTGTATTACCGGGTGCTCGAAAATGTCAAAAGAGCGGGAAAGCAACGCATTTCATCAACGGAACTGAGCAAGGCTGTTAAAATAGATGCCGCTACGATCCGGCGTGATTTTTCCTACTTTGGGGCGCTGGGCCGTAAAGGATACGGCTACAACGTGGAGTATTTATTGACTTTTTTTCGGAAAATCTTAGAACAGGATGATAAAACGGGGGTTGTGCTGGTCGGGGTAGGCAATCTTGGCATGGCTTTGTTGCATTATAACTTCCAAAAGAGCCATAACATCAAAATCATGAAGGCCTATGATGTTGATCCAAAGAAGATTGGACAAACCATTGCCGGCATTCCCATTTATTCGATGGATGACCTCAAGGAAGGGAGCTTGGCGGATACCCCCATTGCCATTTTAACCGTTCCGGCCCAGGTGGCCCAGGTGACAGCTGACCGCCTGATCGAAGCAGGGATCAAGGGCATCCTTAATTTCACTCCGGCCAGAATTGATGTGCCTGAACATATTCGCTTGCACAATATTGATTTAACCATTGAACTGCAAACCTTGATTTACTTCTTAAAACATTATCCTTTACCTGCAGGGGAGCAGGAAGCAGAATAA
- a CDS encoding MogA/MoaB family molybdenum cofactor biosynthesis protein — protein MWKVAIVVASNKASRGERVDDSGPVVKDVLTQHLDAEVIAYRILPDCIETLKENMIEITDRYQVDLLVTVGGTGLSPDDVTPEATSQVIDRVVPGMAEEMRRKAMKASRLAMFTRAICGTRGNSLIINLPGAVQDAQTCLEAIIDQLPNALTILRGEEGANS, from the coding sequence ATGTGGAAAGTGGCCATTGTCGTAGCCAGCAATAAAGCCTCACGGGGTGAGCGGGTTGATGACAGCGGTCCGGTTGTCAAGGACGTGTTAACCCAGCACCTTGACGCCGAGGTGATTGCTTACCGTATTTTGCCGGACTGTATTGAAACCCTGAAGGAGAATATGATTGAGATTACAGACCGTTATCAGGTGGACCTTTTGGTCACGGTGGGCGGTACGGGATTAAGTCCGGATGATGTCACCCCTGAAGCGACCAGTCAAGTGATTGACCGCGTCGTTCCCGGGATGGCTGAAGAAATGCGGCGCAAAGCGATGAAAGCGTCCCGGTTGGCCATGTTTACCCGCGCCATTTGCGGCACCCGGGGAAATTCGCTCATTATTAATCTTCCCGGAGCGGTTCAAGATGCCCAAACCTGCCTGGAAGCCATTATCGATCAGTTGCCTAACGCTTTAACCATTTTACGTGGGGAGGAAGGGGCCAATAGCTGA
- the moaC gene encoding cyclic pyranopterin monophosphate synthase MoaC — MSSFTHFNEQGRARMVDVSHKPETKRTAVAFSQVQMPLDVLEHIEQGKVKKGDVLGVAQVAGVMAAKNTAQWIPMCHPLPLTGIDIHFEPVRQEGQAVIKIYAEVKTTGKTGVEMEALTAAQAAALTIYDMCKALDKGLVIGPTYLLKKTGGKSGDFEREEL; from the coding sequence ATGTCATCGTTTACCCATTTTAATGAACAGGGACGGGCAAGGATGGTGGATGTCTCCCATAAACCGGAAACGAAGCGGACAGCCGTCGCCTTTAGCCAAGTTCAAATGCCCCTTGATGTATTGGAGCACATTGAACAAGGCAAAGTGAAAAAGGGGGATGTCCTGGGTGTTGCCCAAGTGGCCGGTGTGATGGCGGCCAAAAATACGGCCCAGTGGATTCCCATGTGCCACCCGTTGCCGTTGACAGGCATCGACATTCACTTTGAGCCGGTACGGCAAGAGGGGCAGGCTGTGATTAAAATCTATGCGGAAGTGAAAACAACGGGGAAAACGGGTGTAGAAATGGAAGCACTTACAGCCGCGCAGGCAGCCGCCCTGACTATTTATGATATGTGTAAGGCCTTGGATAAGGGATTGGTGATTGGCCCCACTTACCTGCTGAAAAAAACAGGGGGCAAAAGCGGAGATTTCGAGAGGGAGGAACTTTAA